From a single Rhinolophus ferrumequinum isolate MPI-CBG mRhiFer1 chromosome 15, mRhiFer1_v1.p, whole genome shotgun sequence genomic region:
- the CDT1 gene encoding DNA replication factor Cdt1 isoform X1: MAQRRLTDFFARRRPGTRAASSRAKPIWRTPSPAKPSPRASALTMGGSRKRARPPAEPVHDKPSPPARRKLRLPADAVCGPGSPAAPGSPAAPGSPAAPGSPAAPGSPAAPGSPEHSSPRKKTKKAALSAGQLPRLTPQEEKVPSKVTFSELKSCLQRARELGARVQELRASAQRNEAGEPNVPEAERHPAETCGEKAPAYQRFHALAQPGLPGLVLPYKYQVLAEMFHSMDTIVGMLYNRSETVTFAKVKRGVQDMIRKRFEERNVGQIKTVYPTSYRFRQERNVPTFKDGIKRSDYQLTIEPLFDQEAGNMAPQLTASRLLRRRQVFSQNLVERVREHHRAFLASLNPPMVVPEDQLTRWHPRFNVDEVPDIKPAELPQPPTTEKVATAQEVLARAHSLMSPRMKKALSDLALRTAEPSSPGFPSPVLPATPPATPPAPLKGVSQDLLERIRAKEAQKQLAQMTRRPEQEQRLERLERLPELARVLRSIFVSERKPALTLDVACAKMVDSYHVAMSPGEMEKHVELLSELLPDWLSLHRIRTDTYVKLDKAADLAGVTAQLARLARAEAL; this comes from the exons ATGGCGCAGCGCCGTCTCACCGACTTCTTCGCGCGTCGCCGTCCCGGAACTCGCGCCGCCTCGTCGCGGGCCAAGCCGATCTGGCGCACCCCTAGCCCCGCCAAGCCCTCGCCCCGCGCCTCGGCCCTCACCATGGGCGGCAGCCGCAAGCGCGCCCGCCCGCCAGCAGAGCCCGTGCACGATAAGCCCTCGCCGCCCGCACGCAGGAAGCTGAGGCTGCCCGCCGACGCG GTCTGTGG TCCTGGCTCCCCAGCTGCCCCTGGCTCCCCGGCTGCCCCTGGCTCCCCAGCTGCCCCTGGCTCCCCGGCTGCCCCTGGCTCCCCGGCTGCCCCTGGCTCCCCAGAGCACTCCTCTccaaggaagaagacaaagaaagctgCTCTCTCAGCTGGTCAGCTGCCCAGACTGACACCCCAGGAGGAGAAG GTCCCCTCGAAAGTCACCTTCTCTGAGCTCAAGTCGTGCCTGCAGCGGGCCCGGGAGCTGGGGGCACGGGTCCAGGAGCTGAGGGCAAGTGCCCAAAGGAATGAAGCTGGGGAACCAAATGTGCCGGAAGCCGAGAGACACCCAGCAGAGACATG TGGAGAGAAAGCGCCTGCGTACCAGCGCTTCCACGCCCTGGCCCAGCCCGGCCTCCCCGGCCTCGTGCTGCCCTACAAGTACCAGGTGTTGGCCGAGATGTTCCACAGCATGGACACCATCGTGGGCATGCTCTATAACCGCTCTGAGACTGTGACCTTCGCCAAAGTCAAGCGGGGTGTCCAGGACATGATTCGCAA GCGCTTTGAGGAGCGCAACGTGGGCCAGATCAAAACGGTGTATCCCACGTCCTACCGCTTCCGCCAAGAGCGCAACGTCCCCACCTTCAAGGACGGCATCAAGAGGTCTGATTATCAGCTCACCATTGAGCCACTGTTTGACCAGG AGGCTGGCAACATGGCCCCCCAGCTCACGGCCTCACGACTACTGCGGCGGCGGCAGGTGTTTAGCCAAAATCTGGTGGAACGCGTCCGAGAGCACCACAGG GCCTTCCTGGCCTCCCTGAACCCCCCCATGGTGGTGCCTGAGGACCAGCTGACGCGCTGGCACCCCCGCTTCAATGTGGATGAAGTGCCTGACATCAAGCCTGCTGAGCTGCCCCAGCCACCCACTACCGAGAAGGTGGCCACTGCCCAGGAGGTGCTGGCTCGTGCCCACAGCCTGATGTCGCCCAGG ATGAAGAAGGCCTTGAGTGATCTGGCCCTGCGCACAGCCGAGCCCAGCAGCCCAGGGTTCCCTAGCCCTGTACTGCCGGCCACCCCCCCAGCTACTCCACCTGCCCCCCTGAAGGGGGTGTCCCAGGACTTGCTGGAGCGG ATCCGGGCCAAGGAGGCACAGAAGCAGCTGGCCCAGATGACACGGCGCCCTGAGCAGGAGCAGCGGCTGGAGCGGCTAGAGCGGCTGCCTGAGCTGGCCCGGGTGCTGCGTAGTATCTTTGTGTCTGAGCGCAAGCCGGCACTCACCCTGGATGTGGCCTGTGCCAAGATGGTGGACAGTTACCACGTGGCCATGAGCCCAG GGGAGATGGAGAAGCACGTAGAGCTGCTGTCTGAGCTGCTGCCTGACTGGCTCAGTCTCCACCGCATCCGCACTGACACCTATGTGAAGCTGGATAAGGCCGCTGACCTGGCGGGTGTCACTGCACAGCTGGCCCGCCTTGCACGTGCTGAGGCACTGTGA
- the CDT1 gene encoding DNA replication factor Cdt1 isoform X3 has product MAQRRLTDFFARRRPGTRAASSRAKPIWRTPSPAKPSPRASALTMGGSRKRARPPAEPVHDKPSPPARRKLRLPADAVCGPGSPAAPGSPAAPGSPEHSSPRKKTKKAALSAGQLPRLTPQEEKVPSKVTFSELKSCLQRARELGARVQELRASAQRNEAGEPNVPEAERHPAETCGEKAPAYQRFHALAQPGLPGLVLPYKYQVLAEMFHSMDTIVGMLYNRSETVTFAKVKRGVQDMIRKRFEERNVGQIKTVYPTSYRFRQERNVPTFKDGIKRSDYQLTIEPLFDQEAGNMAPQLTASRLLRRRQVFSQNLVERVREHHRAFLASLNPPMVVPEDQLTRWHPRFNVDEVPDIKPAELPQPPTTEKVATAQEVLARAHSLMSPRMKKALSDLALRTAEPSSPGFPSPVLPATPPATPPAPLKGVSQDLLERIRAKEAQKQLAQMTRRPEQEQRLERLERLPELARVLRSIFVSERKPALTLDVACAKMVDSYHVAMSPGEMEKHVELLSELLPDWLSLHRIRTDTYVKLDKAADLAGVTAQLARLARAEAL; this is encoded by the exons ATGGCGCAGCGCCGTCTCACCGACTTCTTCGCGCGTCGCCGTCCCGGAACTCGCGCCGCCTCGTCGCGGGCCAAGCCGATCTGGCGCACCCCTAGCCCCGCCAAGCCCTCGCCCCGCGCCTCGGCCCTCACCATGGGCGGCAGCCGCAAGCGCGCCCGCCCGCCAGCAGAGCCCGTGCACGATAAGCCCTCGCCGCCCGCACGCAGGAAGCTGAGGCTGCCCGCCGACGCG GTCTGTGGTCCTGGCTCCCCA GCTGCCCCTGGCTCCCCGGCTGCCCCTGGCTCCCCAGAGCACTCCTCTccaaggaagaagacaaagaaagctgCTCTCTCAGCTGGTCAGCTGCCCAGACTGACACCCCAGGAGGAGAAG GTCCCCTCGAAAGTCACCTTCTCTGAGCTCAAGTCGTGCCTGCAGCGGGCCCGGGAGCTGGGGGCACGGGTCCAGGAGCTGAGGGCAAGTGCCCAAAGGAATGAAGCTGGGGAACCAAATGTGCCGGAAGCCGAGAGACACCCAGCAGAGACATG TGGAGAGAAAGCGCCTGCGTACCAGCGCTTCCACGCCCTGGCCCAGCCCGGCCTCCCCGGCCTCGTGCTGCCCTACAAGTACCAGGTGTTGGCCGAGATGTTCCACAGCATGGACACCATCGTGGGCATGCTCTATAACCGCTCTGAGACTGTGACCTTCGCCAAAGTCAAGCGGGGTGTCCAGGACATGATTCGCAA GCGCTTTGAGGAGCGCAACGTGGGCCAGATCAAAACGGTGTATCCCACGTCCTACCGCTTCCGCCAAGAGCGCAACGTCCCCACCTTCAAGGACGGCATCAAGAGGTCTGATTATCAGCTCACCATTGAGCCACTGTTTGACCAGG AGGCTGGCAACATGGCCCCCCAGCTCACGGCCTCACGACTACTGCGGCGGCGGCAGGTGTTTAGCCAAAATCTGGTGGAACGCGTCCGAGAGCACCACAGG GCCTTCCTGGCCTCCCTGAACCCCCCCATGGTGGTGCCTGAGGACCAGCTGACGCGCTGGCACCCCCGCTTCAATGTGGATGAAGTGCCTGACATCAAGCCTGCTGAGCTGCCCCAGCCACCCACTACCGAGAAGGTGGCCACTGCCCAGGAGGTGCTGGCTCGTGCCCACAGCCTGATGTCGCCCAGG ATGAAGAAGGCCTTGAGTGATCTGGCCCTGCGCACAGCCGAGCCCAGCAGCCCAGGGTTCCCTAGCCCTGTACTGCCGGCCACCCCCCCAGCTACTCCACCTGCCCCCCTGAAGGGGGTGTCCCAGGACTTGCTGGAGCGG ATCCGGGCCAAGGAGGCACAGAAGCAGCTGGCCCAGATGACACGGCGCCCTGAGCAGGAGCAGCGGCTGGAGCGGCTAGAGCGGCTGCCTGAGCTGGCCCGGGTGCTGCGTAGTATCTTTGTGTCTGAGCGCAAGCCGGCACTCACCCTGGATGTGGCCTGTGCCAAGATGGTGGACAGTTACCACGTGGCCATGAGCCCAG GGGAGATGGAGAAGCACGTAGAGCTGCTGTCTGAGCTGCTGCCTGACTGGCTCAGTCTCCACCGCATCCGCACTGACACCTATGTGAAGCTGGATAAGGCCGCTGACCTGGCGGGTGTCACTGCACAGCTGGCCCGCCTTGCACGTGCTGAGGCACTGTGA
- the CDT1 gene encoding DNA replication factor Cdt1 isoform X2, giving the protein MAQRRLTDFFARRRPGTRAASSRAKPIWRTPSPAKPSPRASALTMGGSRKRARPPAEPVHDKPSPPARRKLRLPADAVCGPGSPAAPGSPAAPGSPAAPGSPAAPGSPEHSSPRKKTKKAALSAGQLPRLTPQEEKVPSKVTFSELKSCLQRARELGARVQELRASAQRNEAGEPNVPEAERHPAETCGEKAPAYQRFHALAQPGLPGLVLPYKYQVLAEMFHSMDTIVGMLYNRSETVTFAKVKRGVQDMIRKRFEERNVGQIKTVYPTSYRFRQERNVPTFKDGIKRSDYQLTIEPLFDQEAGNMAPQLTASRLLRRRQVFSQNLVERVREHHRAFLASLNPPMVVPEDQLTRWHPRFNVDEVPDIKPAELPQPPTTEKVATAQEVLARAHSLMSPRMKKALSDLALRTAEPSSPGFPSPVLPATPPATPPAPLKGVSQDLLERIRAKEAQKQLAQMTRRPEQEQRLERLERLPELARVLRSIFVSERKPALTLDVACAKMVDSYHVAMSPGEMEKHVELLSELLPDWLSLHRIRTDTYVKLDKAADLAGVTAQLARLARAEAL; this is encoded by the exons ATGGCGCAGCGCCGTCTCACCGACTTCTTCGCGCGTCGCCGTCCCGGAACTCGCGCCGCCTCGTCGCGGGCCAAGCCGATCTGGCGCACCCCTAGCCCCGCCAAGCCCTCGCCCCGCGCCTCGGCCCTCACCATGGGCGGCAGCCGCAAGCGCGCCCGCCCGCCAGCAGAGCCCGTGCACGATAAGCCCTCGCCGCCCGCACGCAGGAAGCTGAGGCTGCCCGCCGACGCG GTCTGTGGTCCTGGCTCCCCA GCTGCCCCTGGCTCCCCAGCTGCCCCTGGCTCCCCGGCTGCCCCTGGCTCCCCGGCTGCCCCTGGCTCCCCAGAGCACTCCTCTccaaggaagaagacaaagaaagctgCTCTCTCAGCTGGTCAGCTGCCCAGACTGACACCCCAGGAGGAGAAG GTCCCCTCGAAAGTCACCTTCTCTGAGCTCAAGTCGTGCCTGCAGCGGGCCCGGGAGCTGGGGGCACGGGTCCAGGAGCTGAGGGCAAGTGCCCAAAGGAATGAAGCTGGGGAACCAAATGTGCCGGAAGCCGAGAGACACCCAGCAGAGACATG TGGAGAGAAAGCGCCTGCGTACCAGCGCTTCCACGCCCTGGCCCAGCCCGGCCTCCCCGGCCTCGTGCTGCCCTACAAGTACCAGGTGTTGGCCGAGATGTTCCACAGCATGGACACCATCGTGGGCATGCTCTATAACCGCTCTGAGACTGTGACCTTCGCCAAAGTCAAGCGGGGTGTCCAGGACATGATTCGCAA GCGCTTTGAGGAGCGCAACGTGGGCCAGATCAAAACGGTGTATCCCACGTCCTACCGCTTCCGCCAAGAGCGCAACGTCCCCACCTTCAAGGACGGCATCAAGAGGTCTGATTATCAGCTCACCATTGAGCCACTGTTTGACCAGG AGGCTGGCAACATGGCCCCCCAGCTCACGGCCTCACGACTACTGCGGCGGCGGCAGGTGTTTAGCCAAAATCTGGTGGAACGCGTCCGAGAGCACCACAGG GCCTTCCTGGCCTCCCTGAACCCCCCCATGGTGGTGCCTGAGGACCAGCTGACGCGCTGGCACCCCCGCTTCAATGTGGATGAAGTGCCTGACATCAAGCCTGCTGAGCTGCCCCAGCCACCCACTACCGAGAAGGTGGCCACTGCCCAGGAGGTGCTGGCTCGTGCCCACAGCCTGATGTCGCCCAGG ATGAAGAAGGCCTTGAGTGATCTGGCCCTGCGCACAGCCGAGCCCAGCAGCCCAGGGTTCCCTAGCCCTGTACTGCCGGCCACCCCCCCAGCTACTCCACCTGCCCCCCTGAAGGGGGTGTCCCAGGACTTGCTGGAGCGG ATCCGGGCCAAGGAGGCACAGAAGCAGCTGGCCCAGATGACACGGCGCCCTGAGCAGGAGCAGCGGCTGGAGCGGCTAGAGCGGCTGCCTGAGCTGGCCCGGGTGCTGCGTAGTATCTTTGTGTCTGAGCGCAAGCCGGCACTCACCCTGGATGTGGCCTGTGCCAAGATGGTGGACAGTTACCACGTGGCCATGAGCCCAG GGGAGATGGAGAAGCACGTAGAGCTGCTGTCTGAGCTGCTGCCTGACTGGCTCAGTCTCCACCGCATCCGCACTGACACCTATGTGAAGCTGGATAAGGCCGCTGACCTGGCGGGTGTCACTGCACAGCTGGCCCGCCTTGCACGTGCTGAGGCACTGTGA